A region from the Hydrogenimonas sp. genome encodes:
- a CDS encoding heavy metal RND efflux outer membrane protein, CzcC family, whose amino-acid sequence MRILLLAALLLGAVNAATLPQLIESARTKQPTLQEIKLRIAAADYAISRAKNFDNPMLGIGVNDIRLDRPADRSLERMQTQYVTFSQKIPWFGKRDARRALSEAAKSYVFASLKEAEAVLFAKIRQSAYRLWEIERLIGVTRRTVALTEQNIELFEAYTASGESGNTHMGIISAELVKSRLKTSLQRLEAERRAALALLGYLSFAEVKSLKIELEERELPPLERLLSKSESSPAVRLQKAKRKIEQSRLEIYRLKGKIDPVVRLGYYQRSSFEDYLSIGVGLSLPVYGTEKSLEEEQRVALAAQKLMVIDSKRRVAARLEKLYARAKSSREILHIIEKESIPQIDHMFDLIRSEIAAGGDLYKFVDLVEQKLKLDAEAISARAKYYMTLAEIEAILGEKI is encoded by the coding sequence ATGCGTATTCTGCTTCTTGCGGCCCTTCTTTTAGGGGCCGTAAATGCCGCAACACTGCCTCAGCTCATTGAGTCGGCACGCACGAAACAGCCGACCCTCCAGGAGATAAAACTGCGCATAGCCGCGGCAGACTACGCTATAAGCCGGGCAAAAAACTTCGACAATCCCATGCTCGGCATAGGGGTAAACGATATAAGGCTCGACCGCCCCGCAGACCGCTCTCTGGAGAGAATGCAGACCCAATACGTCACATTTTCGCAAAAGATTCCGTGGTTCGGAAAGCGGGATGCCCGGAGGGCATTGAGCGAAGCTGCGAAATCGTACGTTTTTGCCTCCCTGAAAGAGGCCGAAGCGGTGCTTTTCGCAAAAATCAGGCAGAGCGCATACCGTCTTTGGGAGATCGAGAGGCTCATCGGGGTTACACGCCGTACCGTGGCTCTTACCGAGCAGAACATAGAGCTCTTCGAAGCATACACTGCATCGGGAGAGTCGGGAAATACCCATATGGGAATCATCTCCGCAGAGCTTGTGAAGTCGCGCCTGAAAACCTCGCTTCAGCGCCTCGAAGCCGAAAGAAGAGCGGCTCTGGCCCTTCTGGGGTACCTGAGCTTTGCGGAGGTGAAGAGTCTGAAGATCGAGCTTGAAGAGAGAGAGCTTCCCCCGCTCGAAAGACTCCTTTCAAAAAGCGAGAGCAGTCCCGCAGTCAGGCTTCAGAAGGCAAAACGGAAAATAGAGCAGAGCCGCCTGGAGATCTACAGGCTCAAAGGCAAGATAGATCCCGTCGTTCGTCTCGGCTACTACCAGAGAAGCTCGTTCGAAGACTATCTCTCTATCGGCGTCGGGCTCTCTCTTCCCGTTTACGGGACCGAAAAGAGCCTGGAAGAGGAGCAGAGAGTCGCTCTTGCGGCACAGAAACTGATGGTGATCGACTCAAAAAGAAGAGTCGCGGCCAGACTGGAAAAACTCTACGCAAGAGCGAAAAGCAGCCGTGAGATACTGCATATCATAGAGAAAGAGAGCATTCCGCAGATAGACCATATGTTCGATCTGATACGCAGCGAAATAGCCGCGGGCGGCGATCTCTACAAATTCGTAGATCTTGTAGAGCAGAAATTGAAGCTCGATGCGGAGGCGATATCCGCACGTGCGAAATATTATATGACTTTAGCCGAAATAGAGGCGATACTGGGAGAGAAAATATGA
- a CDS encoding putative two-component regulator: protein MGNAILKAECVKSVDSVCDTIFTMKILLLEDDPLLSELIEEHLEEKGFEVEHYLDGEEAEDAILSQKFDILLLDVNVPGISGFELLKSMRERKDFTPAIMITSRNTSADLKEGFDLGCDDYIKKPFEFEELDARISHIVRVYGLRQNEAIELGEGLLFEPERHRLIIDEEPVALTPKASEILHYLYRNRGRIVSREELVQNLWSYDETPTDATLRSYIKVLRKHVPQIVTERGVGYGFEPL from the coding sequence TTGGGTAACGCTATTTTAAAAGCGGAGTGTGTAAAGAGTGTGGATTCGGTTTGTGATACAATCTTCACTATGAAAATACTACTGCTTGAAGACGACCCGCTGCTGTCGGAATTGATAGAAGAGCATCTTGAGGAGAAGGGCTTTGAAGTTGAACACTACCTCGACGGCGAAGAGGCCGAAGATGCGATTTTGTCTCAGAAATTCGATATTCTGCTGCTGGATGTAAACGTTCCCGGTATAAGCGGTTTCGAACTGCTTAAATCGATGCGTGAGCGGAAAGATTTCACGCCTGCGATAATGATAACTTCCAGAAACACCAGCGCGGATCTGAAAGAGGGTTTCGACCTCGGCTGTGACGACTACATAAAAAAACCGTTCGAATTCGAAGAGCTCGATGCGAGAATTTCCCATATCGTACGTGTGTACGGACTTCGGCAGAACGAGGCTATAGAGCTGGGCGAGGGCCTTCTTTTCGAGCCGGAGCGTCACAGGCTCATTATAGATGAGGAGCCTGTAGCGCTGACGCCGAAGGCATCGGAGATACTTCACTATCTCTACAGGAACAGGGGAAGGATAGTTTCGAGAGAGGAGCTTGTCCAGAATCTCTGGAGCTACGATGAGACCCCGACCGATGCGACACTGCGCAGCTATATAAAGGTATTGAGAAAGCATGTGCCGCAGATAGTGACGGAGAGGGGAGTCGGCTATGGCTTTGAGCCCCTATGA
- a CDS encoding two-component system histidine kinase DccS, translating into MALSPYEKRSLFRFMAIYLGAVLIVVLAFSILFYKIDSESIKERIFYNLRMIAMQISASAVDAQMRGKEFKIPSSIGCDYLLLDKDGRVIQGCIHEKVDTSREEYVQNGCAYYIDRSARGHLGIDYIVVRDCSLKSRIEECGQNVIFAAIGAFGFLVLVGWYLGRLFLRPMREKIESMDRFIHDSTHELNTPVTTLLLALGKIEKNECKPSHLRALQMSGRLIARVYEDLTFLLMREKQRERSRLSTLDVAEKTRESIDFFSILAEQKRLSVTSSLESCIIEADPHHIEIMIKNLIDNAVKYTRPKGMIHVSLESCRLIVKDTGTGIEKEKLKRIFERFERANTTEGGLGIGLDIVATICRIYGFTLDVRSKEGRGSEFIVDFSSALTRPEKGPESS; encoded by the coding sequence ATGGCTTTGAGCCCCTATGAGAAGCGTTCACTCTTCCGTTTCATGGCGATCTACCTGGGTGCGGTGCTGATTGTCGTTTTGGCCTTCTCCATACTCTTTTACAAGATAGATTCCGAGTCTATAAAAGAGCGGATTTTTTACAACCTTAGAATGATAGCGATGCAGATTTCCGCATCGGCAGTAGATGCCCAGATGCGGGGAAAAGAGTTCAAAATACCCTCCTCGATAGGGTGCGACTATCTGCTTCTCGACAAAGATGGCAGGGTTATACAGGGTTGTATTCATGAAAAGGTCGATACAAGCCGGGAAGAGTATGTGCAAAACGGCTGCGCCTACTATATAGACCGCAGCGCCAGGGGGCATCTCGGCATCGACTATATTGTGGTGAGAGACTGCAGTTTGAAGAGCAGGATAGAGGAGTGCGGACAAAACGTTATCTTCGCGGCAATAGGGGCTTTCGGCTTTCTGGTTCTGGTAGGGTGGTACCTTGGCCGTCTCTTCCTTCGGCCTATGCGTGAAAAGATAGAGTCGATGGACCGGTTTATTCATGACAGTACGCATGAGCTGAACACCCCGGTTACCACTTTGCTGCTGGCGCTGGGGAAGATAGAGAAGAACGAGTGCAAGCCGTCGCACCTGCGGGCCCTGCAGATGAGCGGCAGGCTTATAGCCAGGGTATATGAGGATCTCACTTTTCTACTGATGCGTGAGAAGCAGAGAGAGAGAAGCAGGCTGTCGACTCTGGATGTGGCCGAGAAGACGAGAGAGAGTATAGACTTTTTCTCCATTCTCGCCGAACAGAAACGGCTGAGTGTCACATCTTCTCTTGAGAGCTGCATCATAGAGGCAGACCCCCACCATATCGAGATAATGATAAAGAACCTCATAGACAATGCGGTCAAATATACGCGCCCGAAAGGGATGATTCACGTCTCTTTGGAGTCGTGCAGGCTTATCGTAAAAGATACCGGAACGGGTATAGAGAAAGAGAAGCTCAAGCGGATTTTCGAACGTTTCGAGCGGGCCAACACTACGGAAGGGGGACTGGGAATCGGCCTCGATATAGTGGCGACTATATGCCGCATCTACGGCTTTACTCTCGATGTCCGCTCGAAAGAGGGGAGAGGGAGCGAATTTATCGTCGACTTTTCAAGTGCTCTGACGCGGCCGGAAAAGGGGCCAGAATCTTCCTGA
- a CDS encoding lipoprotein, putative, producing the protein MNRRILSALALGMALLFGGCAAKNRLYDYDPSYSTRGLESFTLVAEKAARPDPLNDERIRRAIENSLFAKGYEEASALGDFTVMYGMRIYKNRPDPITFGIGLGGISGNFGGSISTSITPKHDEISLFVRMVDPKTKKVFWSASVTKKWSSADPVKRKEIIDAAVEEMLRSFPKRGYDIEVTE; encoded by the coding sequence ATGAATAGAAGAATACTTTCCGCTCTTGCTCTTGGAATGGCCCTGCTGTTTGGCGGATGTGCGGCCAAAAACCGGCTCTACGATTACGACCCCTCCTACAGCACGAGAGGACTGGAGAGCTTTACTCTCGTTGCAGAAAAAGCGGCCAGGCCGGATCCTCTGAACGATGAGAGGATCAGAAGAGCCATCGAAAATTCACTCTTTGCAAAGGGGTACGAAGAGGCCTCCGCTCTCGGAGACTTCACCGTAATGTACGGAATGAGGATCTACAAAAACCGTCCCGACCCCATAACGTTCGGCATAGGTCTGGGCGGCATCTCCGGGAACTTCGGCGGCTCCATCTCCACATCCATAACCCCGAAGCATGACGAAATTTCACTCTTCGTCAGAATGGTGGACCCGAAAACCAAAAAGGTCTTCTGGTCCGCTTCGGTTACGAAAAAGTGGAGCTCTGCAGATCCTGTGAAGCGCAAAGAGATCATCGACGCGGCCGTTGAAGAGATGCTTCGAAGCTTTCCGAAGAGAGGTTACGATATAGAGGTGACAGAATGA